One region of uncultured Methanolobus sp. genomic DNA includes:
- a CDS encoding DUF2326 domain-containing protein, which yields MKLCKIYSNDDNRFHNIKFHSGLNVVLAEINDKLKDDKDTHNLGKTLLISLIDFLLLKKIQDKSKFFLTKGGFEEQVFFAELKLNNGQYLIIRRGVDQPTKISFKLSDEEATGFPLDLAFDYENLSFKKAKEQLDSYLGFDVLPNWDYRKSITYFLRSQHDYSNVFELGKFKGGKHKDWKPFVFDLLGFNGSIVKEKYELEEEISELEKKIEIIQQESNVDINERDKIAGLLAIKLDERNEIAQKIDRFNFYESDAEINADLVDNIDTKIQILNAQRYALSVEIKKIENSLSSNPKNVDLDKLKRLYSDADIYFPDSLVNDFEKLLDFKHSITKERNNFLHENLTEYQSDYEALGSELKNFESEKERLLEYLTERDSYSKFKEIQKQLSGIEANLIQLEEKLHSIDKTSALVEKVEEKQVDVENKVKEINVSIDEQKHAEIRKTFNHIIKSILNVNALLSLSLNKYGNIEFDARIQNPESLDITSEDDGASYRKLLCIAFDIAILIYYSDKSFYHFAYHDGSLEALDDRKKIKYVSIINKICADYDLQYILTAIDSDLPRNEYGDVIPFSESEICLKLHDRDDSGKLFKRSF from the coding sequence ATGAAATTATGTAAGATTTACTCGAATGATGATAATCGTTTTCATAATATCAAATTTCATTCCGGCCTTAATGTTGTCCTTGCTGAGATAAATGATAAGTTGAAAGACGATAAGGATACTCATAATTTAGGCAAAACACTTTTAATATCTCTTATTGACTTCCTTTTGCTGAAAAAAATTCAAGACAAATCTAAATTTTTCCTTACTAAAGGCGGATTTGAAGAACAAGTGTTTTTTGCTGAACTTAAGCTTAACAACGGACAATATTTGATAATACGACGAGGTGTTGACCAACCGACAAAAATCTCGTTTAAACTCTCAGATGAAGAAGCTACAGGGTTTCCATTAGACCTTGCATTTGATTATGAAAATCTATCTTTTAAAAAAGCAAAAGAACAATTAGATAGTTATCTTGGTTTCGATGTATTACCAAACTGGGATTATCGAAAATCTATCACTTATTTTCTGAGATCTCAACATGATTATAGCAATGTTTTTGAACTAGGTAAATTTAAAGGTGGCAAGCATAAAGATTGGAAGCCTTTTGTGTTTGATTTACTTGGATTCAATGGGAGCATTGTGAAAGAGAAATATGAATTAGAAGAAGAAATTAGTGAGTTGGAAAAAAAGATAGAAATCATTCAACAAGAAAGTAACGTTGATATTAATGAAAGAGATAAAATTGCAGGTTTGTTAGCTATAAAGTTAGATGAAAGAAACGAAATAGCACAAAAGATTGATCGATTTAATTTTTATGAAAGTGATGCGGAGATTAATGCAGATTTAGTTGATAATATCGATACCAAAATACAGATTCTCAATGCACAAAGATACGCTCTTTCTGTTGAAATAAAGAAAATAGAAAACTCGCTATCTTCCAATCCAAAAAACGTAGACTTGGATAAATTGAAGCGACTCTATTCGGATGCAGATATTTATTTCCCAGATAGTCTTGTCAATGACTTTGAAAAGCTTTTGGATTTTAAGCACTCTATTACTAAAGAAAGGAACAACTTCCTTCATGAAAACTTAACCGAATACCAATCAGACTATGAGGCTTTAGGTTCCGAACTCAAAAACTTTGAATCTGAAAAAGAAAGATTATTGGAATATCTTACTGAAAGAGATAGTTATTCCAAATTTAAAGAAATTCAAAAACAATTGTCTGGTATTGAAGCCAATCTAATTCAATTAGAAGAGAAGTTGCATTCAATTGATAAAACATCTGCACTTGTAGAAAAAGTAGAAGAAAAGCAAGTCGATGTTGAAAACAAAGTAAAGGAAATTAATGTCTCGATTGATGAACAAAAACATGCTGAAATCAGGAAGACATTCAATCACATAATTAAAAGCATATTGAATGTCAATGCTTTACTTTCCTTGAGCCTAAATAAATATGGCAATATTGAGTTTGATGCGCGTATTCAAAATCCAGAAAGCTTGGATATAACTAGTGAAGATGATGGTGCATCATATCGGAAATTACTTTGCATAGCTTTTGATATCGCTATTTTAATTTATTATTCGGACAAGTCATTTTATCATTTTGCATATCATGATGGTTCGCTAGAAGCATTGGATGATAGAAAAAAGATTAAGTATGTATCCATAATCAATAAAATCTGCGCTGATTATGACCTGCAATACATCTTAACCGCCATTGATTCTGATTTGCCTAGAAACGAATATGGTGATGTAATTCCATTTTCTGAAAGTGAAATATGCTTGAAACTTCACGACAGAGACGATAGTGGGAAACTATTTAAAAGAAGTTTTTAA
- a CDS encoding aspartate kinase has protein sequence MRIVMKFGGTSVENGEKIRHVAELLRQFHMEGNELVAVTSALGGVTDGLLNTAKDVSKNGKVSQVKEFITDLSKKHYDAINVAIDDENIRSECVEVINSRVDELEKALIGICYLGELTNRSIDYISSYGERLAVPIVSGSIRSMGTPSKAFTGGEAGIITDSNYGDAKPLEDSYTRVHERLCPLLADHIPVVTGFIAQDKHEIITTLGRGGSDFSASIIGASIDANEIWLWKEVHGILTTDPKIVSEARPIPQISYIEAMELSYFGAKVLHPRTIEPAIRHKIPVRVKNTFEPDFPGTLIVAEQQCREDVVKAVTLINKVALVNISGAGMVGTIGTAARVFSALANAGVNIIMISQGSSEANMSLVVNEEHLEAAVGAIRSEFTINVVGDVAYDRDVCVVAVVGAGMDGIPGVAGKVFNSLGIAGINIIMISQGSSQHNISFVVSSGQALEAIKTLHCEFELDKQCRGSNER, from the coding sequence ATGAGAATCGTAATGAAGTTCGGCGGGACTTCCGTGGAAAACGGTGAAAAGATCCGACATGTGGCAGAACTGCTAAGACAGTTCCACATGGAAGGCAATGAACTTGTGGCAGTTACATCTGCACTTGGCGGTGTTACAGATGGTTTACTGAACACGGCAAAAGATGTATCAAAGAATGGTAAAGTTAGCCAGGTAAAGGAATTCATCACGGATCTAAGCAAAAAACATTACGATGCTATTAATGTTGCAATAGATGACGAAAATATCAGGTCTGAATGTGTTGAGGTAATAAACAGCAGGGTCGATGAGCTTGAGAAGGCTTTAATCGGTATCTGTTATCTTGGTGAGCTTACTAATCGTTCCATTGATTACATTTCTTCATACGGCGAGCGTCTTGCAGTACCTATCGTAAGTGGTTCTATTCGTTCGATGGGCACTCCGTCAAAGGCATTTACAGGGGGAGAGGCAGGTATTATTACAGATTCCAATTACGGCGATGCCAAACCTCTGGAGGACAGTTATACCAGGGTCCATGAAAGGCTCTGTCCTCTGCTTGCAGATCACATACCTGTTGTAACAGGTTTCATTGCCCAGGACAAACACGAGATCATTACAACTCTTGGAAGAGGCGGGTCAGATTTCTCTGCATCTATAATCGGTGCCTCGATTGATGCGAATGAAATATGGCTGTGGAAAGAAGTCCACGGAATCCTGACGACCGATCCAAAGATCGTATCTGAGGCACGTCCGATTCCTCAAATATCATATATCGAGGCCATGGAGCTTTCATATTTCGGGGCAAAGGTACTTCACCCAAGAACCATTGAACCTGCAATCAGGCACAAGATCCCGGTACGTGTGAAGAACACTTTTGAGCCGGATTTTCCGGGAACTCTTATTGTTGCCGAGCAGCAGTGCAGAGAGGATGTTGTTAAGGCTGTAACTCTCATTAACAAAGTTGCACTCGTCAATATAAGCGGTGCAGGTATGGTTGGTACTATAGGTACGGCTGCAAGGGTATTTTCCGCACTTGCAAATGCCGGTGTTAATATAATCATGATCAGCCAGGGTTCATCCGAAGCTAACATGTCACTGGTTGTCAATGAAGAGCACCTTGAAGCAGCAGTTGGAGCTATCAGGTCAGAATTCACAATCAATGTCGTGGGCGATGTTGCCTATGACCGTGATGTATGTGTTGTAGCTGTTGTGGGTGCAGGTATGGATGGGATTCCGGGAGTTGCAGGGAAAGTATTCAATTCACTCGGCATAGCCGGTATAAATATTATTATGATCAGTCAGGGTTCATCACAGCACAATATTTCTTTTGTGGTAAGTTCCGGACAGGCACTGGAAGCTATTAAGACCTTACACTGCGAATTTGAACTTGACAAACAATGCAGGGGTTCCAATGAAAGATAA
- a CDS encoding Hsp20/alpha crystallin family protein, translating into MKFGLTPWSPSTASRWDPFDDMRQMNERLNRLFGDSERSTEMMDIDTLSPLVDIKENDDNIIVTTDLPGVSKDDVDIDIKNNRVWIKANMHKEAEEEKEGYLMRERTYSRFARAFNLPSMVNEDQASAKLENGVLTITMPKAEMEDKHRIMIE; encoded by the coding sequence ATGAAATTTGGACTAACACCATGGTCCCCATCTACAGCCTCAAGATGGGACCCCTTTGATGACATGAGGCAGATGAATGAGCGTTTGAATCGTCTTTTCGGCGATAGTGAAAGAAGTACGGAAATGATGGATATTGACACCCTTTCCCCTCTGGTGGATATCAAAGAGAACGATGACAATATCATTGTAACAACAGATCTTCCAGGTGTCAGCAAAGATGATGTTGACATTGATATAAAGAACAACAGGGTCTGGATAAAGGCCAACATGCACAAGGAAGCTGAAGAAGAAAAGGAAGGCTACCTTATGCGTGAAAGAACATACAGCAGGTTTGCGCGTGCATTCAATCTTCCGTCAATGGTAAACGAAGACCAGGCAAGTGCAAAACTTGAAAATGGTGTGCTTACGATAACAATGCCAAAGGCAGAGATGGAAGACAAGCACAGGATAATGATCGAATAA
- a CDS encoding DUF1894 domain-containing protein has translation MACINDIPFEILRKGVTPAQSENLIQEKSDTVYHVPGGYRLRGVALMGDNVPVGIKGDEVIFQFIKPCFGIFVLRVADAKDIAEQLEKDFKK, from the coding sequence ATGGCCTGTATCAATGACATTCCCTTTGAAATCCTCCGGAAAGGAGTCACTCCTGCACAGTCCGAAAATCTTATTCAGGAAAAGTCAGATACAGTTTACCATGTGCCTGGCGGTTACAGGCTGCGTGGTGTGGCACTGATGGGTGATAATGTCCCGGTGGGCATAAAGGGGGATGAGGTAATCTTCCAGTTCATCAAGCCATGTTTTGGTATTTTTGTTCTCAGGGTCGCTGATGCTAAAGATATTGCAGAGCAACTTGAGAAGGATTTTAAAAAGTAG
- a CDS encoding cofactor-independent phosphoglycerate mutase: MKYIVLIGDGMADEPLEGLGGMTVLQKANTSNMDYLATCGRAGLAQTVPEGMHPGSDVANMSIVGYDPEKYYTGRSPLEAASMKVELEEDDVAFRCNLITIKDEMIADHSSGHITSEEAKELIESIDAELGNDKVRFYPGISYRHLMVGKKGLGAKTECVPPHDVIDESRHKHMPKGKDSELICELTEKSMKILRNHPVNIKRIEEGKNPGNSIWLWGQGYAPAYTPFRELYGLKGAIISAVDLVKGIGIYAGLDVIEVPGATGYLDTNYLGKAEYAIEALRDHDFVFVHVEAPDEAGHMGDMNAKVQAIEDFDEKVVGTVLKAAKEMDEDIMIMVLPDHPTPIALRTHTSNPIPVAIYCTSEKASDDADAFNEESVKKGSLGTIYAADLVKKLIEGEWA; encoded by the coding sequence ATGAAATATATAGTTCTCATCGGAGACGGCATGGCAGATGAGCCTCTTGAGGGACTTGGTGGCATGACAGTTCTTCAGAAAGCCAACACATCCAACATGGATTACCTTGCCACATGCGGCAGGGCAGGACTTGCACAGACTGTCCCGGAAGGAATGCATCCTGGAAGCGATGTGGCCAATATGTCAATTGTAGGTTACGATCCGGAAAAGTACTATACAGGTAGGTCACCCCTTGAAGCTGCAAGCATGAAAGTTGAGCTTGAAGAAGATGATGTGGCTTTCCGCTGCAACCTGATAACAATCAAAGATGAGATGATAGCCGACCACAGTTCCGGACATATCACCAGTGAGGAAGCAAAGGAACTGATAGAAAGCATTGATGCAGAGCTTGGCAACGACAAGGTTCGTTTTTATCCCGGGATCAGTTACCGGCACCTTATGGTAGGAAAAAAAGGACTTGGTGCAAAAACAGAATGTGTACCTCCACATGATGTAATCGATGAGAGCAGACACAAACACATGCCGAAAGGTAAAGACAGCGAACTCATCTGTGAACTGACCGAAAAATCCATGAAGATACTAAGAAACCATCCTGTCAATATCAAAAGAATTGAGGAAGGCAAGAATCCCGGAAACTCCATATGGCTATGGGGACAGGGATACGCACCTGCATATACTCCTTTTAGAGAACTATACGGGCTCAAGGGAGCTATTATATCAGCAGTTGATCTTGTAAAAGGAATAGGAATCTATGCTGGTCTTGATGTTATCGAAGTACCTGGTGCAACAGGATATCTTGACACAAACTACCTCGGCAAGGCAGAATATGCAATTGAAGCACTCAGAGACCATGATTTTGTTTTCGTGCATGTGGAAGCTCCTGATGAAGCGGGGCATATGGGCGATATGAATGCAAAGGTCCAGGCTATTGAGGATTTTGATGAGAAGGTTGTAGGCACTGTCCTAAAAGCAGCTAAGGAAATGGATGAAGATATCATGATAATGGTGCTTCCTGATCATCCAACACCAATTGCCCTGAGAACTCATACATCCAATCCGATTCCGGTAGCTATCTACTGTACTTCTGAAAAGGCATCAGACGATGCAGATGCATTCAATGAGGAATCTGTTAAGAAAGGTTCTCTTGGAACAATTTACGCGGCAGATCTAGTGAAAAAACTGATAGAAGGCGAATGGGCCTAA
- the purM gene encoding phosphoribosylformylglycinamidine cyclo-ligase, with protein MKDKHLTYAESGVDIEKEEVTIKALTKGMNYKREGLGAPLTGIGHYAGLIDFGEYALALATDGVGSKVLIANEMKRWNTVGIDCIAMNVNDLLAIGAEPISFVDYLALEKHDEDFAAQIGEGLRKGAEISRMSIVGGETATLPDIINGFDLAGTCLGMVKKESIITGEEVQLGDAIVGIPADSVHSNGYTLVRNIMEQSSYSYHDKFPYNESTTIGDELLIPTRIYMEVLDVIKECDVHGLAHITGSGLLKLRRVTGLGFDFYDPIEPNDIFKFLQEEGNVDDFEMYKTFNMGMGFVIILPQDQAEKAASMTGGKVVGRITEKGIKVGDLVVAE; from the coding sequence ATGAAAGATAAACACCTTACGTATGCAGAATCAGGAGTAGACATCGAAAAGGAAGAAGTGACCATCAAGGCACTCACAAAGGGCATGAACTATAAGCGTGAGGGCCTGGGTGCTCCCTTAACAGGTATCGGTCACTATGCAGGACTCATTGATTTTGGTGAATATGCTCTTGCTCTTGCTACTGATGGTGTGGGTTCAAAAGTTCTCATTGCAAATGAGATGAAACGCTGGAACACAGTAGGTATAGACTGTATTGCAATGAATGTCAATGACCTTCTTGCAATAGGTGCGGAGCCTATTTCATTTGTGGACTATCTTGCACTTGAAAAACACGATGAGGATTTCGCCGCCCAGATAGGCGAGGGCTTAAGAAAGGGTGCCGAGATTTCCCGTATGTCTATAGTTGGTGGTGAGACCGCAACCCTTCCAGATATTATAAATGGTTTTGACCTTGCAGGGACCTGCCTTGGAATGGTCAAAAAGGAAAGTATTATCACAGGAGAAGAGGTTCAGCTTGGAGACGCAATTGTAGGTATTCCTGCTGACAGTGTTCACAGTAACGGATACACTCTTGTGAGAAATATCATGGAACAGTCATCTTACTCTTATCATGACAAGTTCCCATATAATGAATCCACAACCATTGGTGATGAGCTTCTGATCCCTACAAGGATCTATATGGAAGTTCTTGATGTTATCAAAGAATGCGATGTACATGGCCTTGCTCATATTACAGGCAGTGGTCTGTTGAAACTCAGGAGGGTTACGGGTCTTGGATTTGATTTCTACGACCCGATCGAGCCAAATGACATTTTCAAGTTCCTTCAGGAAGAAGGTAATGTTGATGACTTTGAGATGTATAAAACCTTCAACATGGGAATGGGCTTTGTAATAATTTTACCTCAGGACCAGGCAGAGAAAGCTGCCAGCATGACTGGAGGTAAAGTTGTTGGTCGTATCACGGAAAAAGGTATTAAAGTTGGAGACCTTGTTGTTGCTGAATAA
- a CDS encoding ABC-three component system middle component 6 encodes MLKPDKHMNPMLSVVNITGIIIENLIENEIMGYNDLLSNLVNQTSESAKDIFVYSLCFLYLFDKIEYLPDLDALRLKA; translated from the coding sequence ATGTTGAAACCTGATAAGCATATGAACCCAATGTTATCTGTTGTCAATATTACGGGCATCATTATTGAGAATCTTATCGAGAATGAAATAATGGGGTATAATGATCTTTTGAGTAACTTAGTTAATCAAACATCTGAAAGTGCAAAAGATATCTTTGTATATTCATTATGTTTTCTCTACTTGTTTGATAAGATAGAATACCTTCCTGATCTGGATGCATTGAGGTTAAAAGCATGA